From the genome of Leguminivora glycinivorella isolate SPB_JAAS2020 chromosome Z, LegGlyc_1.1, whole genome shotgun sequence, one region includes:
- the LOC125240749 gene encoding uncharacterized protein LOC125240749 encodes MLSYMVPVEQKPPVAPAPAGKARLALELAPGSPESAARRALKTAISKDSSTSSFASDLTLSSSTPTGAHDKPKHKLLSNGTKHTSLKRVSFGSSKGSMVETLIYESPLQEEPESSPPPKPQETAFPYTPVEDDSERAKVRVSFYQGARPQCLSPPPPASHELYAALLAAHTDMADHAAYNRQISTESGWDNPFRPDGDLSREADEIVSLIKGGKPITPTPTAQPQLAPCVEEEKQQHANNLSANAPSSPQTKASSGVVASTPKAMNGTKNGAAAGEPRAGAVEVSRAPPAEPQQPEHVTIKKKPKCKCCVLQ; translated from the exons ATGCTGTCTTACATGGTGCCCGTGGAGCAGAAGCCGCCGGTGGCGCCGGCGCCGGCTGGCAAGGCGCGGCTGGCGCTGGAGCTGGCGCCGGGCAGCCCGGAGTCGGCGGCGCGCCGCGCGCTCAAGACCGCCATCTCCAAGGACTCGTCCACCAGCTCGTTCGCCAGCGACCTGACGCTGTCCTCCTCCACGCCCACGGGCGCGCACGACAAGCCGAAACACAAGCTCCTCTCCAATGGCACCAAGCACACCTCTTTGAAGAG GGTGTCATTCGGGAGCTCTAAAGGGTCTATGGTGGAGACTCTGATCTACGAGAGCCCCCTGCAAGAGGAGCCTGAGAGCAGTCCCCCGCCGAAGCCGCAGGAGACAGCGTTCCCTTACACCCCTGTGGAGGACGA TTCGGAGCGCGCCAAGGTTCGCGTTTCGTTCTACCAGGGCGCGCGCCCGCAGTGCCTGtccccgccgccgcccgccTCGCACGAGCTGTACGCGGCCCTGCTCGCGGCGCACACCGACATGGCGGACCACGCCGCCTACAACCGACAGATCAG CACGGAGAGCGGTTGGGACAACCCGTTCCGGCCGGACGGCGACTTGAGCCGTGAGGCGGACGAGATCGTGTCGCTGATCAAGGGCGGCAAGCCCATCACGCCCACGCCGACCGCGCAGCCGCAGCTCGCGCCCTGCGTGGAGGAGGAGAAGCAGCAGCATGCTAACAACCTCAGT GCAAATGCGCCCTCTTCGCCCCAGACGAAAGCATCGAGCGGTGTGGTGGCGAGCACCCCGAAGGCGATGAACGGCACTAAGaacggcgcggcggcgggcgaGCCGCGCGCGGGCGCCGTGGAGGTGAGCCGCGCGCCGCCGGCCGAGCCGCAGCAGCCCGAGCACGTCACCATCAAGAAGAAGCCCAAGTGCAAGTGCTGCGTGCTGCAGTAA
- the LOC125240750 gene encoding uncharacterized protein LOC125240750, with product MAKEAPRALKFDPNTEAFQMRAQWKKQDMCRKLWYKRWAWLLDERIKTQAEAEAAKKEVEAALPHVASKEETAKTLKPVPVTSTGAIGWLSSKPDCQLEIYTSWLSKPPLRLPDAWDMKNYTGPKITKH from the exons ATGGCGAAAGAAGCCCCCCGCGCCTTGAAGTTCGACCCCAACACGGAAGCGTTCCAGATGCGGGCGCAGTGGAAGAAGCAGGACATGTGCCGCAAGCTGTGGTACAAGCGCTGGGCGTGGCTGCTGGACGAGCGGAT CAAAACGCAGGCAGAAGCGGAGGCGGCTAAGAAGGAAGTAGAGGCCGCCCTGCCGCACGTCGCGTCCAAGGAAGAGACCGCCAAGACGCTCAAGCCCGTCCCCGTCACTTCAACCGGAGCCATCGGCTGGCTCTCGTCCAA GCCCGACTGCCAGTTAGAAATTTACACTTCGTGGCTCTCGAAACCTCCTTTAAGGCTTCCTGATGCCTGGGACATGAAAAACTACACGGGACCGAAAATCACTAAGCATTAA